One Eurosta solidaginis isolate ZX-2024a chromosome 5, ASM4086904v1, whole genome shotgun sequence DNA segment encodes these proteins:
- the LOC137254240 gene encoding uncharacterized protein, whose product MEICNEQLITAVQAHVCLYNKSSALYKNKAAKDAAWEAVAEAINSNAYNCKTRWRSLCDPYRKEKSEDAGRSGAGTSFRKQWKLFSTMQFIEESAEEGSPVTNVDSPKPPDKRPSPREPPKKKKVDDPFEDVLIKMRERYSAANTQEDQIFFSLLKSKLARLSQSQKDELQADILALVSNKLKHYNL is encoded by the exons ATGGAG ATTTGTAATGAGCAGCTTATTACTGCCGTGCAGGCGCACGTTTGTTTGTACAACAAATCCTCGGCGCTTTATAAAAATAAAGCTGCAAAGGATGCAGCATGGGAAGCAGTTGCAGAAGCAATCAACAGCAATG cCTATAACTGCAAAACACGCTGGCGTTCTTTGTGCGATCCATATAGGAAGGAGAAATCCGAGGATGCAGGGCGGTCGGGTGCTGGCACCAGCTTTAGAAAGCAGTGGAAGCTGTTCAGCACGATGCAGTTTATTGAAGAATCTGCAGAGGAGGGAAG TCCAGTTACCAATGTAGATTCTCCTAAGCCACCAGACAAACGCCCTTCACCTCGTGAGCCGCCGAAGAAGAAAAAGGTGGATGACCCTTTTGAAGACGTTTTGATAAAGATGCGAGAAAGGTACTCTGCGGCTAATACGCAAGAAGACCAAATATTTTTCTCCTTGCTTAAATCTAAACTTGCAAGGCTGTCTCAATCGCAAAAGGACGAGTTGCAAGCAGACATCTTAGCACTTGTTTCAAACAAATTGAAAcattataatttataa